The stretch of DNA TACCGAAAGAGCAGCGGCACCATGCAGGCGCGGATCGGTGTCACGATAGATCGCCTTGACCATGTCCGATATACGGCGGTCGCCTTGCAAGATGCGCTCGTAAATGGCGCGCTCGCGCATTCTTCGGTGGGTACGCAGACCACGCACGAAAGCCTGCGGCTTCATCACGGCACCACCGTGGCCCGGCAGATAGACCGTATCGTCGCGCGCAAGCAGTTTTTCGAGCGACGCCATATAATCGCTCATCGACCCGTCCGGCGGCGCGACGATCGATGTCGCCCATGCCATGACGTGATCGGCGGAAAAAAGGACGCCGGTTTCTTTCCCTCTCTGTTCTAGTGCAAAAGCCATGTGATTGGCCGTATGACCGGGCGTGTGAATGCCTTCGAGCGCCCAGCCATCGCCCTCTATCCTTGCGCAGTCGGCAAGAAGAATGTCGGGCGCAAAATCCATGTCTGCGCTGGCTTCGAGCGCATTGACTTCGTGCGCATGATAGGGACGGGCAGGGCGGTGCGGGCCTTCGGCGACGGTCAATGCGCCGAACTTTTTCTTCAGACGTTCTGCAAGCGGCGAATGATCGCGATGCGTGTGGCTTATGAAGATATGACTGACCGGTCGCTCGCCAATTGCATTGAGAAGTGCTCGATAGTGTGATTCGTCCACTGGACCGGGATCAATGATTGCTAGTGTGTCCTCGCCAATGATGTAGCTGTTGGTGCCGTAAAAGGTAAAAGCACTCGGATTATGGACCGTCAGCCGCGCAATCCCTTTACTGAGCGGCACCTGCCTCCCATATTCAGGGGAGAAACTGCTGTCAAAAACAAGTGCCATGAAAACGGCTTCCAATTTAACTATGGTTCGATTGATAAAACGCAATAGGCCTTATATAGTTGGGTATCAAACGTGAACAGCCGGAGCGGGCAATATTACCATCGGGCTTTGACGTTCATGAAATCATATTTCGTTCAGGAGCAGGACATGTCCCATAGAGCCAAGTCACAAGTCGCAACCGCATCGCTCATCGCTGACTATCTGCCGACACGGCAATTGTCGCGTGCATTCTGGTTCGTGTCGCTTGCACTGGTTGGAACAGCCATTCTGACCATCTCGGCCAACATCAAGGTCGATCTGCTTTATGTCAATGTGACGATGCAGACCTTTGCACTGTTTGCGATTTCGGCTCTTTATGGCTCGCGCCTCGCTGTTGCGACCGTAGCCCTCTATCTGCTTCAAGGTGCGCTTGGCATGCCTGTCTTCACCGGCACGCCCGAAAAGGGCATTGGCCTTGCCTATATGGTTGGTCCGACGGGCGGTTATCTGCTGTCCTATCTGGTCGCAGCATGGATGATAGGCCGCGCTGCCGACAAGGGTCTGGCGCGCAACCCGCTGGCGCTTGGCGGTGTCATGCTACTGGCCGAAGTGGTGGTCCTCGCTATGGGTGCCAGCTGGATGGCCTACCTTTTCGGCCTTGAAAAGGGCATTGCCTTCGGCTTTGGCGCCTTCATCGTCGGCGATGTGGTGAAACTCGCGCTTGCCGCCTGTGGCGTGCCGGCATTGACTGCGCTTTTCAAGCGCTGATCTTGCTCTCATAAAATTCGGAAGGCCGGGCATCCCCCGGCCTTTTTCATATCTGACGTTTGCGCCCGACTTATCCCCGTAAGCCGTGGCGACCATAAACTCCTCGATTATCATTTGCGAGGAACCGATCATGGATCAAACGCCTAATCTCAAGCTTCCCTATATCCTGCCCAGTCAGGCACAGAAGCACGTTACCCATAATGAAGCCCTGCGGCTTCTTGATGCCGTGGTCAATCTCGGCGTCAAGTCGCGCGACAGCACCGGCGCACCGCAGAGACCTCTACCCGGTGAGCGCTATATCGTGGCATCACCCGCGACCGGTTCATGGGCTGGAAAGGATGGCACAATCGCCTCCTTCATCGACGATGGCTGGCTTTTCATCACGCCGCAGACCGGATGGCAGGCTTATGTCGAGGCCGAAAACTGCGTTCTGGTCTTCGACGGAGCGAATTGGATTTCAACGGGCGGCGTGCCCGATGATCTTTCCGTCGCAACGCTCGGTATCCAGGCAAGCGCTGATGCGGTCAACCGTCTCACGCTTTCTTCCGAAGCAAGTCTTTTCAACAATGCCGGTGCGGGACATCAGATCAAAGTCAACAAGCAGGCCGAAGCCGATACGGCAAGCCTTCTGTTTCAGTCGGGCTGGCAGGGGCATGCCGAGATGGGGCTCAATGGCAGCAATGATTTCAGCATCAAGGTCGGTGATGATGCCGGAGGATGGCACGAAGCCGTGCGTGTGGACCGGGCGACAGGCAATGTCGCGATCGGCTCGACCTGGCCGCAGGCACGGCTCGACGTCGACGGAGCGATCAGACCGGCATCCTATACGCGTTTGGCCTTGCCCAGCGCATCGCAGCAGGGGACAGGCGCAATCATCTATGTCAGCGATGCCAGCGGCGGTGCGCAACTGGCTTATTCCGATGGTGCGCTATGGCGCAGCATAAGAACCGGCACTCCTGTTGCCTGAGGCATTTTGCGGAAGAACAGACGATAGCTTGATGAAGCTTTAGTATGGTGGATTTGAAGTTCCTGTCATTGACATGCATCCCCGTTCAGGAACTTCAAATCGGTCAACCACACGAGATTCTAAGCCACACTAGCGAAACACGTTCGTCGATTGACGGATAGGTCAATTGATATGGCTCCATTCGGGGACTCATGTTAACAGTTCTCGAATAAAAGGGCGCTTTGGTTGGAATTCGGCGAAGCTTTTTGGCAGCCGTATGATTCCATTGACGCTCTGGCGGGGAATCAGGATAACACGTGTATGAGTTTTAAATACCCTTGGCAGAGGCTGGCGCTTTTGCCGCGCATCACCAAACAGATTATTTTGATGCTGAGCGATTGCGTCCTGCTTTTGCTCAGTGCCTATCTCGCCTTCGTTATCCGCCTTGGCTTTGTGTTCACGCCGAGCCAGGCGCAGTTTTTCCTGATTGCCATAGCTCCTATGCTGGCCATCCCTGTTTTTATCCGTTTCGGCCTTTATAGAGCTGTCATCCGGTATCTGGTGGAAAGAGCGATCTGGCCAATCTTTCAGGCTATGGCAGTTGCGGCGCTTTTTTGGGTCGCGGTCGTCTTCCTGATGGAGCTTTATGGGGCTGCTGGACTGCCGCGCTCGGTGCCGCTGCTTTACTGGCTTTTGAGTACTGTCTTGATCACCGCAAGCCGCTTTGGTGCCAAGTGGCTGTTGCGCAATGCTGAAATAGGACGCCATTTTACCAGTTCGGCTCTGATCGTTGGGGTCGGGGAACCAGCCCGCCAGCTTGCGACAGCCTTGCGCAGTCATAGCGATACGATGGTGGTCGGCTTCGTTGATCCGTCGGGTCAGGAGCGGGGCATGGACGTCGTTGGCCTGCGGGTTTACGGCGTCGAGGAGATAGCTGTTCTCGTTGATAATTACGGCATCAAGCAGGTTCTGGTATCCGACCCTGGACTGTCCCAGAAACAGCGCCAGGATTTGGCGCGACTGCTTGGACGGTTGCCGGTCAATGCGCGCATTTTGCCCCCCATCGCCGATCTCACCACCGGCAAATATCTGGTGTCAGCGCTACGTAATATCGAGATCGATGACCTTCTTGGGCGTTCGCCGGTGCCACCAGATATTGCGCTTATGCGCGGCGTGGTCGAAGGTCGTCGCATCATGGTAACGGGGGCGGGCGGCTCGATCGGCAGCCAATTGTGTCGGGCGATTGCGCAATGGAACCCGCAATGCATTGTGCTTTTCGAATCGAGCGAATTTGCGCTTTATCAGATTGAGCGGCAATTGCGGCAGATCGCTGGCTGCGTGATCGTGCCGGTGCTGGGATCTGTCACTGATCGCGCTGTCGTGGAGAAGGCATTGCGCCTTCATGCGGTCGACACGCTCTATCATTGCGCAGCTTACAAACATGTGCCGCTGGTGGAGAAGAACCCTTTCATCGGTGTGGAAAACAATATCTTCGGCACGCTGGAGGTGGCTGAGGCCGCACTTGCTACCGATGTAGAGCGGATGGTGCTGATTTCATCCGATAAGGCTGTGCGCCCCACCAATGTCATGGGAGCAACGAAACGTTGGGCGGAACTGGTGGTCTATCATTGCGGTCTCTTGGCGGAGCAAGCGGGAAAGGACAAGGCATTCTATTCGGTGCGCTTCGGCAATGTTCTGGGTTCAAACGGCTCTGTGGTGCCGTTGTTTCGCGAACAGATCGCCAATGGTGGGCCGATTACGCTGACGCATGAGGACATGACGCGCTATTTCATGTCGATCAAGGAAGCGGCAGAGCTTATCGTGCAGTCTGGCGGGATTGCCCAATCCGGGGATACGGTGCTTTTGGAGATGGGGGAGCCGGTGAAAATCCGCGATCTTGCCGAAAACATGGTGCTCTTGGCAGGACTGTCGGTGCGCAGTGACGACAATCCATCCGGCGATATAGCCATAGAGATCACTGGCATTCGAGAGGGCGAAAAAATGTATGAGGAGCTCTTCTACGATCCATCGCAGGCGCAGGCGACACTTCATCCCAAGATCATGCGTGCCCCCAAAAGAGCTAAGGCCACGATCGATGTGCCCGAAAGCCTCGACAGGCTGCGCAGAGCGGTTGAGGCGGGTGATGAGGTGGAGATGCGCCGTATATTGTTTAGCGTCATAGCTTCCTGAAACGACCGCGAAAATCGAGCAGCAGAACCAGCGTGGCGACCACGGCAATCAGAAAAAAGGCCAGTTGCGCGAGTGGATGGTCGAGCGCCATGAGTGCCACCGCGCAGCCGGTGAGTACCACGTTCAGTGCTGTGATGTGTGCAACGACCTTGGCTACACTCCATCCGGCGCGTTTTGCGGACTGATAGGCATGTTTTGAATGGGCTTTCAGGATGTTTTCACCCTGGAGTAGCCGCATGATGATGGTGGTGCCAGCATCGAGCACATAATAGAGCGGCAAAATCAGCGCTACCACGATATGCGTCTCACGCGCCAGCATCACAAGAACCGTACCTGCCATAAGACCGAGCGGCAGACTGCCGGAATCGCCCAGAAATATGCGTGCCGGAGGAGCGTTGAGAAAGGCGAATCCGAGAAGGCCACCCGCGATAATCGCGCCAAGCCCGCCGCTTGATGCTCCTGCAAAGCCGAGGTTTGCGAGAAGCGCTATTCCGGCCATGGGAATGCCAAGCCCCGTCACAGTCATTAGATCAAGTCCATCCATGAAATTGGTGACGTTGATGGCGACAAGAAGTGTGAACACGATCATTGTCGCTTCCAGCCAATGCGGCAACAGGGCCGGCAGGATCCTGAATTCTGGTCCAAGCCCGTAAAGAACCGCACAGGCGGCCGCGACTTGCGAACCGAGCCGGATTTTCTCGGAAAGTTCGTATCGATCATCGAGCGCACCGATGAGCCAAAGCAGGATAGAGGCGCCTGTAAGACACGTCAGCAGTCGAAGGGGAAGCTCTATATCTGGACTGAAAATCAGAACCGCAGCCAAAATGCTCGGTATGAGCGCAAGCCCGCCGATCTGACGTGCTGCAACGACATGATTGGAGCGCGCATTCATCCTTGCAGCAAGAAAGGACGGCGACAAGATGCGGGACAGGATGATCAGCCCGAGCCCGCAAAGAACAGCGCTGAATAGAAAAAGAATTGTCAGAAAAATCATGCGCGCACCGCCAGACAACAATACTCAATGATGGAATTACCAGCTTTGCCGGCTGAGGCAAACGTTTAAAAAGGGCCCAAGAAAAAAGGAATGCGTGAAGCCATGTGCTCAGATCGTCCTTCATCTTGCAGTGGGTGTGGGAATTGATGACAATGCGATTGCACTTGGCTTTTGAAGCGGCTATAAGGCCGCCCAGCCGACTGCATCGGTTTGTTTTTTTTGGGGCGTAGCCAAGCGGTAAGGCACCGGTTTTTGGTACCGGCATTCCCTGGTTCGAATCCAGGCGCCCCAGCCATAAATTTTGAGTAAAATCAAGTTTTTTGGTTTTACTTAATGTTCCACAAGCTGGTAATCCTCACATTTTTCCAATTCGCCGAATGCGCACTTAACTGTGGCGCAGAGCTATGACACATGCCGATTCGACTGTTTCGGTTTGTCTTGTCAGCTCCAAACAGCGAGCTTCTTATGGCAGTCAGACATCAGGTTCAGAATCTTCAGAGGCGCCGAAATATTTTTTATTGGCGTCTAAGCCTTTCGGCACGATTGGGGCGTGTTATCGGTTCGCGTTATCTTGCTTTCAGCCTCAAATAATCTGATCATGGGCAGGCGGCACTTCGACACTCTTGAGCCGTTCTCGCAACTGCCAATGTTTACTGGATGCGCGGAGTTTGTGCCGAAATTAATGGTCTAAGAGGGTAAACAAACTTATCATTGTTCACCGTACCTCGTTCCGATGTTGCGTACTTATCTCGGATAACGGCGCGGAAGTGACGGGCTCCCCACTGTCGATGTGACGGTTAAATCTCGATAAAACGCTTGCAAAATAATGGGACGCCGGGTTTTTTCATAGAAAAGACTTAGTCGCGCCGGTAGGGGTAATGTTTCTGTGTCGTAAAAGCCGATCCGCGAGGCCCAGATCAAGCTTCCGTATCATACAGTTTGGGACAAGAAATGATTCGATCGGATGTAGCTTCGATATAGGCATCACGTGATGGTTGAATATGCGCTTTGCATAGTTCGACCATTCGCTTGCGGTCACCGTTCTTGAGCGTCTCAATCATAGCCCAGTGTTCAAGACGGGCACGTTCCATATGCTCGCGAGAGCGCAGGTTGGAACTGCGGATAGCATGAGCACGTTGGGCATGGTCGTGTATCGCGGTAACAAGCACAGGGTTGTCCGAAAGGCCGAACAAGGTGCGGTGAAAGGCCATGTTGGCGCGAAAAATGCCCCGTAAATCTCCTTCGGCGATGGCATTGTCGTGCTTCGTTTGAATGGCTTCGAGTTCGGTGATGTGATCTTCGCTAACTGGCAGCGGGAGCGTATCTGCGCAGTAACCTTCCAGCAGTTCGCGCACTGCAAATAAATTTGTCACTTCTTCTGCGGTATAAGAGCGTACGACAGCGCCGATATTGCGGCGACGTTCCACCAGGCCAATGCGTTCAAGTTCGGTAAAGCTTTGTCGCACCACATGCCGCTTGGCCGTAAAGCGCGCCATCACTTCATCTTCAATCAGTCTTTGCCGCGGCTGAATGACGCCAAGAACAATATCTTCTTCAAGTGTGGCGACGAGTTCTTCCAGATCCATTGCCGCTTTTGCCTTACGTTTTCTCGGGCTCTTTTCTCCTCTTAACAAACGCATTGCCAACAAACAATGCGCAAGGGGGCTTGCGTAAATGGCTTTAATCAGATTATTAATAATTTCATTAATAATATAGAAGCAGAGATTCTATGACGGATACGGATGACCGTGATGCAAGGCGCGGCCTACGCAAGGGATTGACGAATTACGGTGACGCCGGATTTTCGTTGTTTCTGCGAAAGGCTTTTATCAAAGGCGCTGGCTACACCGATGACGCGCTTGATCGCACGATTATAGGCATTGTCGATACGGGTAGTGGCTACAATCCCTGTCACGGTAACATGCCGCAGCTAATCGAAGCTGTGCGTCGAGGCGTAATGATGGCGGGCGGTCTTGCCATAGAATTTCCGACAATCTCGATAGCCGAAAGTTTCTCCAGCCCCACCAGCATGTATCTGCGCAATTTGATGTCCATGGACACAGAAGAAATGATCCGCGCGCAGCCAATGGATGCGGTCGTGCTGATTGGTGGTTGTGACAAGACC from Brucella sp. BE17 encodes:
- a CDS encoding MBL fold metallo-hydrolase; its protein translation is MALVFDSSFSPEYGRQVPLSKGIARLTVHNPSAFTFYGTNSYIIGEDTLAIIDPGPVDESHYRALLNAIGERPVSHIFISHTHRDHSPLAERLKKKFGALTVAEGPHRPARPYHAHEVNALEASADMDFAPDILLADCARIEGDGWALEGIHTPGHTANHMAFALEQRGKETGVLFSADHVMAWATSIVAPPDGSMSDYMASLEKLLARDDTVYLPGHGGAVMKPQAFVRGLRTHRRMRERAIYERILQGDRRISDMVKAIYRDTDPRLHGAAALSVMAHLEDLVGRGEIITDGNPALDGVYFPA
- a CDS encoding biotin transporter BioY; the encoded protein is MSHRAKSQVATASLIADYLPTRQLSRAFWFVSLALVGTAILTISANIKVDLLYVNVTMQTFALFAISALYGSRLAVATVALYLLQGALGMPVFTGTPEKGIGLAYMVGPTGGYLLSYLVAAWMIGRAADKGLARNPLALGGVMLLAEVVVLAMGASWMAYLFGLEKGIAFGFGAFIVGDVVKLALAACGVPALTALFKR
- a CDS encoding DUF2793 domain-containing protein, which translates into the protein MDQTPNLKLPYILPSQAQKHVTHNEALRLLDAVVNLGVKSRDSTGAPQRPLPGERYIVASPATGSWAGKDGTIASFIDDGWLFITPQTGWQAYVEAENCVLVFDGANWISTGGVPDDLSVATLGIQASADAVNRLTLSSEASLFNNAGAGHQIKVNKQAEADTASLLFQSGWQGHAEMGLNGSNDFSIKVGDDAGGWHEAVRVDRATGNVAIGSTWPQARLDVDGAIRPASYTRLALPSASQQGTGAIIYVSDASGGAQLAYSDGALWRSIRTGTPVA
- a CDS encoding nucleoside-diphosphate sugar epimerase/dehydratase, whose amino-acid sequence is MSFKYPWQRLALLPRITKQIILMLSDCVLLLLSAYLAFVIRLGFVFTPSQAQFFLIAIAPMLAIPVFIRFGLYRAVIRYLVERAIWPIFQAMAVAALFWVAVVFLMELYGAAGLPRSVPLLYWLLSTVLITASRFGAKWLLRNAEIGRHFTSSALIVGVGEPARQLATALRSHSDTMVVGFVDPSGQERGMDVVGLRVYGVEEIAVLVDNYGIKQVLVSDPGLSQKQRQDLARLLGRLPVNARILPPIADLTTGKYLVSALRNIEIDDLLGRSPVPPDIALMRGVVEGRRIMVTGAGGSIGSQLCRAIAQWNPQCIVLFESSEFALYQIERQLRQIAGCVIVPVLGSVTDRAVVEKALRLHAVDTLYHCAAYKHVPLVEKNPFIGVENNIFGTLEVAEAALATDVERMVLISSDKAVRPTNVMGATKRWAELVVYHCGLLAEQAGKDKAFYSVRFGNVLGSNGSVVPLFREQIANGGPITLTHEDMTRYFMSIKEAAELIVQSGGIAQSGDTVLLEMGEPVKIRDLAENMVLLAGLSVRSDDNPSGDIAIEITGIREGEKMYEELFYDPSQAQATLHPKIMRAPKRAKATIDVPESLDRLRRAVEAGDEVEMRRILFSVIAS
- a CDS encoding glycosyltransferase family 4 protein, with the protein product MIFLTILFLFSAVLCGLGLIILSRILSPSFLAARMNARSNHVVAARQIGGLALIPSILAAVLIFSPDIELPLRLLTCLTGASILLWLIGALDDRYELSEKIRLGSQVAAACAVLYGLGPEFRILPALLPHWLEATMIVFTLLVAINVTNFMDGLDLMTVTGLGIPMAGIALLANLGFAGASSGGLGAIIAGGLLGFAFLNAPPARIFLGDSGSLPLGLMAGTVLVMLARETHIVVALILPLYYVLDAGTTIIMRLLQGENILKAHSKHAYQSAKRAGWSVAKVVAHITALNVVLTGCAVALMALDHPLAQLAFFLIAVVATLVLLLDFRGRFRKL
- a CDS encoding GntR family transcriptional regulator encodes the protein MDLEELVATLEEDIVLGVIQPRQRLIEDEVMARFTAKRHVVRQSFTELERIGLVERRRNIGAVVRSYTAEEVTNLFAVRELLEGYCADTLPLPVSEDHITELEAIQTKHDNAIAEGDLRGIFRANMAFHRTLFGLSDNPVLVTAIHDHAQRAHAIRSSNLRSREHMERARLEHWAMIETLKNGDRKRMVELCKAHIQPSRDAYIEATSDRIISCPKLYDTEA